DNA from Gramella sp. MAR_2010_147:
TCAACATTATCCTTTCTAGTCACTACTTTCTTTTTACTTCCACAGGAAGCTGCAAAGATAATGATCAATAAAAGCGATAAAATGCGGGTAATCTTCATAATATTATTCAATTTGAGGCAGCTTTTTTTTCTTCAAAAACCGGTTCATCCCTTCAATTCCCTGCAAGCCACCGGTATGAATTGCAAGTATTTTAGAATTCGCAGGGAAATAACCCCGCTTTATGAGGTCAAAAATACCAAAAAGTAATTTTCCTGTATAGACTGGATCTAGATTGATTTTATATTTTTTACTGAAATCATTAATGAAGTTGATCAACTCTTCATTAACCTTAGCATAACCACTAAAATGATAATCTTTTATAAGGCTCCAATTCGTTTTGGCAACAAGTTTCGAAATTTCATCTTTGAGATGATCTGATTTTAATGCGGAAAACCCTAAAATATGTTGAAAGCTCGAAGCGGCATTGATCAAACCAGCCAAAGTCCCCCCGGTACCTACAGAAGAGCAGATAAAATTAAAATCTCTATCCTTTTCTGAAAGTATTTCCTCACAACCTTTAATAGCTAAGTTGTTGGTTCCGCCTTCAGGAATTATGAAGGTTTCGAAATATTTGGTATTTAAATTTCCCAAAAATTCTTCAGCATCTTTCTCTCTATACGCTTCCCTACTGATGAATCCAAATTTCATTCCGCAGGAAGCTGCATATTTTAAAGTCGGGCTCCACTTTTCATCGGAGTTTTCCAGCTCTTCTCCCCGAATGATACCTATAGTTTCAAATCCCAATAGTTGTCCTGCCGCAGCGGTTGCTGAAATATGATTGGAATACGCCCCGCCAAAAGTCAAAATGGTATTTTTCCCTTCATTTTTAGCCTGCAGCAGGTTATATTTTAATTTTCGAAATTTATTACCGGAGACTTTAGAATGCAGCAGATCTTCTCTTTTGATCCAAAGCTGAATCCCACCTGGAAATTCAGTGATAAATTCATTTGGAATATCGTTAGAATGTCGCTTGTCAAAAAAGTCCTGCATAAGTACAAAACTAGTTCAGTTGACTCAGAATAAATAAATATTACGAAAAATCATCATCCTGAATTTATTTCAGGATCTATTAGAAGCTGAAATAAATTCAGCTTGATGAATTAACTAAAGTAAGGATCAAAGAAATTTCCGAAAAGCCCAAAGAGGTCTATTTTTCAAATAACTAAGATCGTGTTCCCGCCTGTAAGCTTCCCGTTCAAAACTAATATTTCGGTAAGCCAGCATGCCGTCACGACAATCTATATATCGCACAAAAAATTCGATAGCATACCAAACGTAAAAGAATAACACCAGCAGCTCGAGTTGCTGCCTGAGATGAATCTTTTCATGATTTAGAAAGAATTCGTCTTTCTTTAATCGCTTATCCTGTAAAATCACAAAAGGCCATAAACTTATACCTTTAAACCTGCCGGAAAGCAACCTTTTGTTGACGATCAAAATCATGCTTTCAAGATAAGAAATTGTATTTTAGCCCTATGAATTTTCAGAAAAAAAGAATTCCGTTAGAAGATGGGGATTATTACCTTACCCCGGAAGGCTACCGCTGTTTTACTGAACAATATCACCTAAAAAGAGGTTATTGCTGTGAAAGCGGCTGCAGGCATTGCCCCTACGGATATAACAAAAAGACCAACTCTCAAGAATAATACAAAATGAATTTTAAAGATCAGATACTTGAAGGGATTCCTGATGAATTACCTGAAGCGAAAGCATATGACCCAGCTCTGAATCATGCACCAAAGCGGAAGAAAATTCTGGATAAAGAAGAAGAGAAACTGGCTCTTGAAAATGCGCTAAGGTATTTTGACAAAAAACATCATAAAACGCTACTTCCTGAATTTAGAGAGGAACTCGAAAAATACGGCAGGATCTATATGTACCGTTTTAAACCAGACTATGATTTTTATGCCAGGCCAATAGATGAATATCCGGGAAAAAGCATACAGGCTAAAGGAATTATGCTGATGATCCAGAATAACCTGGATCCGGAAGTTGCGCAACATCCTGAAGAATTAATCACTTATGGAGGGAATGGAGCTGTATTTCAGAATTGGGCCCAGTATCGCTTGACCATGCAGTACCTTGCGATTATGGACAATAAGCAGACTTTAGCAATGTATTCTGGTCATCCCATGGGCTTATTCCCGTCAAATAAAAACGCCCCCAGAGTTGTGGTTACAAACGGAATGATGATTCCAAATTATTCACAACCTGATGACTGGGAGAAATTTAATGCTTTGGGAGTTACCCAGTATGGGCAGATGACCGCGGGAAGTTATATGTATATTGGTCCGCAGGGAATTGTTCACGGTACCACTATTACCGTTTTAAATGCTGGCAGAAAGATCTCAAAACATGGTGAAGATCTTAAAGGAAAATTATTTGTGACTTCCGGACTAGGAGGAATGAGTGGTGCTCAGCCAAAAGCCGGAAATATTGCCGGTTGCATTACTATTTGTGCAGAAGTGAATCCTAAAGCAACTCAAACCAGGCATAAGCAGGGTTGGGTAGATGAAGTGATTGATGATGTAGAAAACCTAGCAGAAAGGGTTAGAAAAGCAAAAGCAGATAAAGAAGTGGTTTCCATTGCTTACCAGGGCAATGTGGTGGAGATCTGGGAGTATTTCGCTGAGCATGATATTTATATAGACCTGGGGAGCGATCAAACTTCTTTACACAATCCATGGGCCGGAGGTTATTACCCGGTAGATCTAGGTTTTGAAGAGGCTAATGAAATGATGGCTTCAGATCCCGAATTATTTAAAGAAAAAGTTCAGGAAAGCTTAAGAAGACAGGCAGCTGCAATAAATAGACACACCAAGAAAGGCACCTATTTCTTTGACTACGGAAATGCTTTTTTACTGGAAGCTTCCAGAGCTGGAGCCGATATTATGAGCAAAGACGGAAAAGATTTTAGATATCCTAGTTATGTTCAGGATATCATGGGACCTATGTGTTTTGATTATGGCTTTGGACCCTTTAGATGGGTTTGTGCTTCAAGGAAAGATGAAGATCTTCAGAAAACTGATGAGATCGCTACCGAAGTATTAAGCAAACTAAAAGAAAAATCACCTGCTGAAATTCAGCAACAAATGCAGGATAATATTCAATGGATCAGAGGTGCACGGGAGAATAAACTTGTAGTGGGTTCAAAAGCAAGAATTCTGTATGCAGATGCTGAAGGAAGAATTGCGATTGCCAAAGCATTTAACGATGCGATTGGTCGCGGCGAGATTGGACCGGTAGTTCTTGGACGAGATCATCACGATGTTTCGGGAACCGATTCCCCGTATCGTGAAACCTCTAATATCTATGATGGATCACGCTACACCGCAGATATGGCCATACAAAACGTTATAGGTGATAGTTTTCGAGGAGCTACCTGGGTAAGTATCCATAATGGCGGCGGAGTAGGTTGGGGCGAGGTTGTAAATGGTGGATTCGGCATGATTCTTGAAGGTGATAAAGCATCAGAAGACCGGTTGAAATCTATGTTGTTCTGGGATGTAAATAACGGTATTTCCCGTAGATCCTGGGCTAGGAATAAGGAAGCCGTATTTGCAGCAAAGCGTGCAATGGATATGAATCCTCAGTTAAAAGTTACGATTCCTAATCTTGTAGATCCGGCTCTTTTAGATTAAAAACTTATATAATTTTAAAATCTAACCTATGAAATTTCTAAAATTTACTCCTGTGCTGCTTATTTTCGCAGTAGTTTTAACTTCCTGCAGCAGTGTTAGGGTTGCTTCAGATTACGATCGTGAAGCCGACTTTAATAAATATGGTACTTACGCTTTCTTCAAACCCGGCATAGACAAAGCCGAAATCTCTGATCTGGATAAGAAAAGAATTTTAAGAGCTATTGAAACTGAAATGGAGAAAAATGGGTTTACAAAATCTGAAGATCCAGACCTTCTTGTGAGCATATTTACAAAAACCAATGAAAATATAAATATCTATCAAAACAACTATCCTTACTGGGGTTATGGCTGGGGATGGAACCCGTGGTATTGGGGAAGTGGTTTTAATACCGTAAATAGGACCAGCGAGGGAACACTTTATATAGATCTTATAGATTCCGAAGGAAAAGAACTGGTTTGGCAGGGAATGGGAACTGCAGCACTTGCAAGCCAGGTAAATAAAAAACAGGAACGTATCAATGAGATCGTTGCTAAGATCATGGAAAAATATCCTCCTGGAATGGAGAGGTAACCTTATAAATTCCGAAAGGAATAGATTGGATAATTTATAGAAAATGCCCCTTTAAAGAGGGGCATTTTTATAGACAGTCGTGAACCAATATCTTTCCCTTTCTCTGGCAAATTTTGTACTTTTAACGCAAACGTTTTAGTAAAACTGAATCATGTTAGATAATATACAATCCAACGAAATACTGGACAGGCTACCGGCCCACCTTCAGCAATATATAAAACCTCAGAATTATGATGACTACAGCCCTATCAATCAGGCAGTATGGCGCTATGTAATGAGGAAAAATGTAGATTATCTTAGTAAAGTAGCTCATGATTCCTATCTGGATGGTTTGAAGAAAACCGGAATTTCTATAGACAGTATTCCAAATATGTATGGGATGAACCGTATCCTTGAAGAGATTGGATGGGCTGCAGTTGCGGTAGACGGATTTATTCCACCAGCAGCTTTTATGGAGTTTCAGGCATATAATGTATTGGTGATCGCCAGTGATATTAGGCAATTAGAGCATCTGGAATATACGCCAGCGCCTGATATTATTCATGAAGGAGCAGGTCACGCGCCAATCATTGCAAATCCCGAGTACGCAGAATACCTTAGACGATTTGGTGAAATTGGCTGTAAAGCGATTTCCAGTTCTCATGATTATGAGGTTTATGAAGCCATACGCGAGCTTTCAATTTTAAAGGAAGCTGAAGATACTCCGAAAGAAAAGATAGACAAAGTTGAAAAAAGAGTAGATGATCTTCAAAACGCTGATGTAAAGCCAAGTGAAATGGCTCAGATAAGGAATTTACACTGGTGGACCGTTGAGTACGGATTAATAGGAACTCCGGAAAACCCAAAAATTTATGGCGCGGGACTTCTTTCTTCAATAGGAGAAAGCAAATCCTGTATGACCGATGCTGTTGAAAAATTTCCTTATACCATCGAAGCAGCAAAAAAAGAATTTGATATTACCAAACCTCAACCTCAGCTTTTTGTAACTCCAGACTTTGCACATTTAAGCCTGGTGCTGGAAGAGTTTGCTAGTAAAATGGCCTTACGAAAAGGTGGACTTGGAGGAATTCAGAAATTGATAGATTCTAAAAATCTTGGAACTATTGAGTTTAGTACCGGAATTCAGGTTTCAGGTAATTTTTCCAGAGTCATTGAACACGAAGGCAAACCAATATACATCCAGACTACCGGAGAAACGGCACTTTCTTACAGAGAAAAAGAACTGGTAGGCCATGGGGTCTCAACACACCCTGAAGGCTTTGGTTCCCCGGCTGGAAGTCTAAAGGGGATTAACCTGGCCATCGAAGATATGAGTCCCAGAGACCTGAGAGCCTACGATATCTATGAAGGTGAAAAGATTAGCCTGGAGTTTGAGGGCGGAATTAAGGTTGAAGGAGAGATCATTACCGGCACCCGTAATCTCCAGGGGAAAATTATCCTGATCAGTTTCAAAAATTGCACTGTTACCTATAATGATGAAACTTTGTTCAAACCTGAATGGGGAAAGTACGATATGGCCGTGGGTAAAGATATTATCTCCGCATTCGCTGGCCCGGCAGATCATGGTTCATTCGATCTAATCACCCATACACCGTCTACAACGACGATAAAAAGCAAAAAGACGCCGGAGAGAGAAGAACTGGAATCCCTTTACCAATCGGTTAGAAATATAAGAAACGGTGAAAACACCAGGTTCTCACTAAATGCAGCTTTTGATATTGTGAGAAAACACCACCAAAAAGACTGGTTACTTTCTGTAGAAATTTACGAACTGGCCTCAGAGAATGATCTAAAACTTGCTAACGAAATAAAAAGCAGGCTGGAAGAAATTAAAAAAGAAAGACCCGAAGTAGCCCATCTCATTGATGACGGAATCGAAATGACCGAAAGCAAGATGGTAACTCCTTAAAGCTTGATATTCTCAAGACTTTGGGAGTTTTCAATGGGTTGGCTCTCGTATTCCAGTGTCCAGCCCATACTACTGGTTAATATGTAAATCTTCTGAAGCTCACTTACCAGTCTGTTCTTAGCATTTGATTTCAGAGTAGATTTTTCGATCTTTTCCTGTAAGCCTTTTTCAATTCGTGATTTTATCTTATTATAATCTTCAGCTTCAAATTGATTAAGGTAATCCTGGGTTACATCATAATATTTGATGTTCGGGTTTATCTTTATTTCCTCCTTGGGAATATTTTTAATGATCACTCTTTTTCCTTCCTCATCTACCTCTACATCCAGCTTACTCAGGTCATATGCTACACTAACATCTGCATTTACAACGATAAGGGCTTTTTTTCGAGCTGAAAGCACATCAAAATAGAAGCTCTTAGAATTTTTATAAGTGAACACCTGGGAAAAAGTTCCTTCAGTCACTACCAGCTTTCCTACATTTCTAATTTGCTCCTGAATGAGCGCTGTATTTTCTTCTAAACTTTCTTTTTCATTATTTTTTTGCTGCCAGTACATAAATCCTAAAATGACAACAGCAACCATTAAAATGGCCAATAAAATATTTTTCATAAAATACCGTTTATAAAAGGGAAATTAGAAAAAAAGAAGGAGCGCGGAAGATTTTGATATCCAAAAGAAAGTTAAAATAACTTAAATAAAAACTAAAGGACGGCCCCACCCGTCCTTTAGTATATTCTAAAATCTACCCCAACAAATTTTAGAAAACAAATCTTTATAATTATCTGATTATTCGTGTACTACAAGAATAATAATTGACGTAAATTATTCCAGATCTGCCTGGTAAAAATACGAATATTTTAATATATAGTATAAAAAATATGTTGTAGGAATATTAAAAATTTAACAATCCTAGTGCCTATAAGGCCTAAGAGAAGGTAATTTCAGGGTGGTTTTTTTGAATTTCCTCGATTTTTGCTTGTAATTTCGTAAGAAAATTCTTATGAGACAATGAATTTTCTTCTCGTGGTCGATGGGAAAGAGCTGTTTGAATTTTACTAATTTCACGGTTAAGTTCCAGGGATTTTTCAGACATCCAGTGATTAGAAAATAGCTCCCATATATAATCTACAGCAACCGCATTTGGATGAATCATATCTGTGGTATAAAACCTGTAATCTCTAAGCTCATCTATTAAGATCTCATAAGAAGGAAAATAAACTGATTGATCATTGGTTTGAATAAATTGATGAACTGCCGCTATCAAGTGAGCTTTGCTCTGTTGATTCTCTTGAAAACCATCTTTTAGATGCCGAACGGGAGAAATACTAAATATAATTTTAGCATTCCTGTTTATTTGCAAAACCGAATGACTAATCACCTCAAGGTCATTTACAATCTCCCTGATAGAAGAAAGCTCCTTTTTAAATTTTTTCTGAGGGATCTTATGGCAGTTCGCTGTAATCTCTTCAGATCCCTCATATACATATCCCCATGCCGTACCCAGACTTATTATAATGTGCGCAGCATTTTCAATAAATTCCCTGGTATTTTTTAGTGCGAAATTTAGATCATTAAGGCATTCTGTTTCGGTATCTCTGCGCATATCAGAATGTGCTTCTAAAGACTGCCACCCACCGTTAAATTCAAAAACATTCTTTTGCCTGAATTCTTCGTGATTGGATAATCTTTGAAAGAATCTACGAATAGGTGAAGGATGAAAGATAATTCCGGTAGGATTTTGAAGGTTTTTGAATTTAAACCAATCCAGTTTGCCCCCAATATTTTCAACAAAGCAAGATCCTATCAGGAAAACTCCTGAAGAATGTTCGATCTTTGAAATACCTTCCTGAACGGGAACCTTAGTTCTAAAATCCATATCCTTAAATTAAAAAATCCCGGTGACTTACCAGGATCTTTTAATGTTATTTTATAAAGCTTTCTGCTTTTTGTAGTGCTTCATTTAATCCGTCTGGATTTTTACCCCCTGCAGTAGCAAAAAACGGCTGGCCTCCACCGCCACCCTGAATATATTTTCCCAGTTCACGAACAATTTGTCCTGCATTCAGACCTTTATCTTTTACAAGATCTTTAGAGATATAACAGGAAAGAAGTGCCTTCCCGTTTTGCTCTGTCCCAAACAAGATAAAAAGATCATCAATATCTTCCCCTAATTGAAAAGCCAGGTCTTTAATTCCTGCAGCATCCAGATCTATCTTTTTAGAAAGAAAATTAACTCCGTTAACAGATTTAACTTCCTGCTTCAGATCAGACTTTAGATTCTTAGCTTTATCTTTCAATAAGCTCTCAACCTGTCTTTTAAGGCTTATATTTTCCTCCTGAAGGTTGCTAATAGCTTTCACGGGATCATTGGCATTCTTTAATCTGCTTTTAATCTCTTCAAGAATATTTGTCTGCTCTTCAAAATATTTCACGGCAGCCTCCCCGGTTATGGCTTCAATTCTTCTAATTCCAGATGCAACAGCAGACTCCCCTGTTATCTTAAAATACCAGATATCTGAGGTATTTTGAACATGAATTCCCCCGCATAATTCCATAGAATCTCCAAAACGGATAGCTCTAACAGAATCTCCATATTTCTCGCCAAATAATGCGATCGCTCCCTGATCTATTGCCTCCTGATAAGAAATATTTCTTTGCTCGTCTAGTTTTAAATTTTCACGAATTCGTGAATTCACGAAATTCTCAACTTTCTCTAATTCTTCTGAAGTTACTTTGCTAAAGTGAGAGAAATCAAATCTTAAATAACCACTTTGCACCATAGATCCTTTTTGTTCTACATGAGCACCAAGAATACTCCTTAGCGCCTGATGCAATAAATGAGTGGCCGAATGATTCGCAGCCGTATTAGATCTTTCAGTTTTATTGACTATTGCCTTGAATGCAACTTCGGTATTTTTTGGAAGCTTTTTCGTAAAGTGAATAATCTGATTATTCTCCTTTTTGGTATCTGCTACTTCAATCGCCTCTCCATCTGATGACAGAATGATTCCTTTATCTCCAACCTGGCCACCTCCTTCAGGATAGAAAGGTGTTCTATCAAGAACAACCTGATACATTTCTCCTTTTTTCCTGGATTCAACTTTTCGGTACTTAGCGATTTTCACTTCAGCTTCAAGCTCGTCATAACCTATAAAAGGATCTTCTTCAACCGAATTTAACTCCACCCAGTCTCCAGCATTTACTTGAGTTGCCTCACGAGAACGATCTTTTTGTTTCTTCAATTCAGCTTCAAATCCTTTTTGATCAAGATCGAATCCTTTTTCACTTAAAATTAGCGTTGTAAGATCTATAGGGAAACCAAAAGTATCATAGAGCTCAAATGCTTTTTCTCCTGAAATCACTTTGTTCTTTGAATCTTTCATAAGATTGTCTAGCAAAACCAGTCCCTGATCCAGCGTTCTCAGGAAAGAAGCTTCTTCTTCACGAATAACATTCTCAATTAAACCTTGCTGGGATTTGAGTTCAGAAAAAGTAGCCCCCATTTGATCGCTCAATATTGGAGTAAGCTTATATATAAATGGTTCTTTAGTATTTAAAAAGGTAAATCCATATCTAATTGCTCTCCTTAAAATCCTTCTAATTACATAACCTGCACCGGTATTACTTGGCAATTGCCCGTCTGCGATAGAAAAGGCCACTGCTCTCACGTGATCTGCGATCACTCTCATCGCAATATTATTTTCTTCGGATCTACCATATTTCACACCAGTAATAGTTTCGATCTCACGAAGTAATGGAGCGAAAACATCGGTATCATAATTAGACTGTTTATTTTGCAGAACCATACAAAGGCGTTCAAAACCCATCCCTGTATCTATATGCTTTGCTGGCAATTCTTCAAGATCACCATTTGCCTTACGATTATACTGCATAAATACCAGATTCCAGATCTCCACGACCTGCGGGTGATCCATATTAACAAGATCCCTACCCGGTGTTTTAGCTTTCTCTTCCTCTGAACGTATGTCTATATGAATTTCGGAACAAGGCCCGCATGGTCCCTGATCAC
Protein-coding regions in this window:
- a CDS encoding pyridoxal-phosphate dependent enzyme; translated protein: MQDFFDKRHSNDIPNEFITEFPGGIQLWIKREDLLHSKVSGNKFRKLKYNLLQAKNEGKNTILTFGGAYSNHISATAAAGQLLGFETIGIIRGEELENSDEKWSPTLKYAASCGMKFGFISREAYREKDAEEFLGNLNTKYFETFIIPEGGTNNLAIKGCEEILSEKDRDFNFICSSVGTGGTLAGLINAASSFQHILGFSALKSDHLKDEISKLVAKTNWSLIKDYHFSGYAKVNEELINFINDFSKKYKINLDPVYTGKLLFGIFDLIKRGYFPANSKILAIHTGGLQGIEGMNRFLKKKKLPQIE
- a CDS encoding DUF5522 domain-containing protein, whose translation is MNFQKKRIPLEDGDYYLTPEGYRCFTEQYHLKRGYCCESGCRHCPYGYNKKTNSQE
- a CDS encoding urocanate hydratase; this translates as MNFKDQILEGIPDELPEAKAYDPALNHAPKRKKILDKEEEKLALENALRYFDKKHHKTLLPEFREELEKYGRIYMYRFKPDYDFYARPIDEYPGKSIQAKGIMLMIQNNLDPEVAQHPEELITYGGNGAVFQNWAQYRLTMQYLAIMDNKQTLAMYSGHPMGLFPSNKNAPRVVVTNGMMIPNYSQPDDWEKFNALGVTQYGQMTAGSYMYIGPQGIVHGTTITVLNAGRKISKHGEDLKGKLFVTSGLGGMSGAQPKAGNIAGCITICAEVNPKATQTRHKQGWVDEVIDDVENLAERVRKAKADKEVVSIAYQGNVVEIWEYFAEHDIYIDLGSDQTSLHNPWAGGYYPVDLGFEEANEMMASDPELFKEKVQESLRRQAAAINRHTKKGTYFFDYGNAFLLEASRAGADIMSKDGKDFRYPSYVQDIMGPMCFDYGFGPFRWVCASRKDEDLQKTDEIATEVLSKLKEKSPAEIQQQMQDNIQWIRGARENKLVVGSKARILYADAEGRIAIAKAFNDAIGRGEIGPVVLGRDHHDVSGTDSPYRETSNIYDGSRYTADMAIQNVIGDSFRGATWVSIHNGGGVGWGEVVNGGFGMILEGDKASEDRLKSMLFWDVNNGISRRSWARNKEAVFAAKRAMDMNPQLKVTIPNLVDPALLD
- a CDS encoding DUF4136 domain-containing protein, producing the protein MKFLKFTPVLLIFAVVLTSCSSVRVASDYDREADFNKYGTYAFFKPGIDKAEISDLDKKRILRAIETEMEKNGFTKSEDPDLLVSIFTKTNENINIYQNNYPYWGYGWGWNPWYWGSGFNTVNRTSEGTLYIDLIDSEGKELVWQGMGTAALASQVNKKQERINEIVAKIMEKYPPGMER
- a CDS encoding aromatic amino acid hydroxylase — protein: MLDNIQSNEILDRLPAHLQQYIKPQNYDDYSPINQAVWRYVMRKNVDYLSKVAHDSYLDGLKKTGISIDSIPNMYGMNRILEEIGWAAVAVDGFIPPAAFMEFQAYNVLVIASDIRQLEHLEYTPAPDIIHEGAGHAPIIANPEYAEYLRRFGEIGCKAISSSHDYEVYEAIRELSILKEAEDTPKEKIDKVEKRVDDLQNADVKPSEMAQIRNLHWWTVEYGLIGTPENPKIYGAGLLSSIGESKSCMTDAVEKFPYTIEAAKKEFDITKPQPQLFVTPDFAHLSLVLEEFASKMALRKGGLGGIQKLIDSKNLGTIEFSTGIQVSGNFSRVIEHEGKPIYIQTTGETALSYREKELVGHGVSTHPEGFGSPAGSLKGINLAIEDMSPRDLRAYDIYEGEKISLEFEGGIKVEGEIITGTRNLQGKIILISFKNCTVTYNDETLFKPEWGKYDMAVGKDIISAFAGPADHGSFDLITHTPSTTTIKSKKTPEREELESLYQSVRNIRNGENTRFSLNAAFDIVRKHHQKDWLLSVEIYELASENDLKLANEIKSRLEEIKKERPEVAHLIDDGIEMTESKMVTP
- a CDS encoding DUF4230 domain-containing protein, whose amino-acid sequence is MKNILLAILMVAVVILGFMYWQQKNNEKESLEENTALIQEQIRNVGKLVVTEGTFSQVFTYKNSKSFYFDVLSARKKALIVVNADVSVAYDLSKLDVEVDEEGKRVIIKNIPKEEIKINPNIKYYDVTQDYLNQFEAEDYNKIKSRIEKGLQEKIEKSTLKSNAKNRLVSELQKIYILTSSMGWTLEYESQPIENSQSLENIKL
- a CDS encoding GSCFA domain-containing protein, coding for MDFRTKVPVQEGISKIEHSSGVFLIGSCFVENIGGKLDWFKFKNLQNPTGIIFHPSPIRRFFQRLSNHEEFRQKNVFEFNGGWQSLEAHSDMRRDTETECLNDLNFALKNTREFIENAAHIIISLGTAWGYVYEGSEEITANCHKIPQKKFKKELSSIREIVNDLEVISHSVLQINRNAKIIFSISPVRHLKDGFQENQQSKAHLIAAVHQFIQTNDQSVYFPSYEILIDELRDYRFYTTDMIHPNAVAVDYIWELFSNHWMSEKSLELNREISKIQTALSHRPREENSLSHKNFLTKLQAKIEEIQKNHPEITFS
- the alaS gene encoding alanine--tRNA ligase, yielding MKSQDIRKEFLEFFKSKSHSIVPSAPMVLKEDPTLMFTNAGMVQFKEYFLGNSVPKSNRMTDTQKCLRVSGKHNDLEEVGHDTYHHTMFEMLGNWSFGDYFKKEAISWAWELLTEVYKIKSENLYVSVFEGSDDRDDLGLDTEALELWKKIVPEDRIIYGNKKDNFWEMGDQGPCGPCSEIHIDIRSEEEKAKTPGRDLVNMDHPQVVEIWNLVFMQYNRKANGDLEELPAKHIDTGMGFERLCMVLQNKQSNYDTDVFAPLLREIETITGVKYGRSEENNIAMRVIADHVRAVAFSIADGQLPSNTGAGYVIRRILRRAIRYGFTFLNTKEPFIYKLTPILSDQMGATFSELKSQQGLIENVIREEEASFLRTLDQGLVLLDNLMKDSKNKVISGEKAFELYDTFGFPIDLTTLILSEKGFDLDQKGFEAELKKQKDRSREATQVNAGDWVELNSVEEDPFIGYDELEAEVKIAKYRKVESRKKGEMYQVVLDRTPFYPEGGGQVGDKGIILSSDGEAIEVADTKKENNQIIHFTKKLPKNTEVAFKAIVNKTERSNTAANHSATHLLHQALRSILGAHVEQKGSMVQSGYLRFDFSHFSKVTSEELEKVENFVNSRIRENLKLDEQRNISYQEAIDQGAIALFGEKYGDSVRAIRFGDSMELCGGIHVQNTSDIWYFKITGESAVASGIRRIEAITGEAAVKYFEEQTNILEEIKSRLKNANDPVKAISNLQEENISLKRQVESLLKDKAKNLKSDLKQEVKSVNGVNFLSKKIDLDAAGIKDLAFQLGEDIDDLFILFGTEQNGKALLSCYISKDLVKDKGLNAGQIVRELGKYIQGGGGGQPFFATAGGKNPDGLNEALQKAESFIK